Proteins encoded in a region of the Halioglobus maricola genome:
- a CDS encoding sodium:solute symporter family transporter: protein MIYEYLVIGGYFLLIVGIGFTFKRMARQSTSDYFRGGGRMLWWMVGSTAFMMQFSAWTFTGAAGKAFSDGFAVCLVFLANTFSYFCGWAYFSHRFRQMRVDTPTQAIKRRFGDQNELFFAWALIVFALINAGVWLNALGVFASAVFDADIGLTIIITGLTVVFVSVMSGAWGVVASDFVQTLVVAVVSIACAIVALVKVGGPVELVTNFPSGFMLGPDMNYPLLLVGTFVFFLAKQLITIMNLNDSFRFLNAKDSENARKASLLAMGLMGVGSIIWFIPPWASAILYPDAAAAYPEMGNKAGDAIYLVFTRNAMPLGTVGLLLAGLFAASMSSMDSALNKNAGIFVRSVYQPFQLRRGREVADERLLGWSRLVSFGSGLIVIAMALFFKSLKELSLFDLMMSVSAMVQVPLLIPLIVGLFVRKTPSWAPWVTVLLGLSVSWFMSEVFVPQTFADIAGMGELTSREASDVKLMLTLAAHVFVTAGFFCLTSIFYTEERDRYVEQRESFFVDWETPVIADDAQDEYDRQQRSKLGTMVAIMALGVLLMTLIPNPLWGRFVFLCCAMAIGTVGVLLKRSAR from the coding sequence ATGATCTACGAGTATTTGGTCATCGGGGGCTACTTCCTACTCATCGTGGGGATCGGCTTCACATTCAAGCGCATGGCCAGGCAGTCCACCAGCGACTATTTCCGCGGTGGCGGTCGCATGCTCTGGTGGATGGTGGGCTCCACGGCGTTCATGATGCAATTTTCGGCATGGACTTTCACCGGCGCGGCGGGTAAGGCTTTCTCCGATGGTTTTGCTGTCTGCCTTGTGTTTCTGGCCAATACGTTTTCCTATTTCTGTGGCTGGGCCTATTTTTCCCATCGCTTCCGCCAAATGCGGGTCGATACTCCCACGCAGGCAATCAAGCGCCGGTTCGGCGACCAGAACGAATTGTTTTTCGCCTGGGCATTGATCGTGTTTGCCCTGATCAATGCCGGTGTGTGGCTGAATGCGTTGGGCGTATTCGCCAGCGCGGTGTTTGATGCTGATATCGGGCTTACCATTATCATTACCGGCCTGACCGTGGTCTTTGTATCGGTAATGTCTGGAGCCTGGGGCGTTGTCGCTTCAGACTTTGTCCAGACACTCGTGGTGGCCGTGGTCTCGATAGCTTGTGCGATCGTTGCTTTGGTTAAGGTTGGGGGGCCAGTGGAACTGGTTACCAATTTCCCGTCCGGCTTCATGTTGGGCCCCGATATGAATTATCCGCTGTTGCTCGTAGGCACGTTTGTGTTCTTCCTGGCGAAACAACTCATCACCATCATGAATCTCAATGATTCCTTTCGCTTTCTCAACGCGAAAGACTCGGAAAACGCGCGCAAAGCGTCTTTGCTGGCGATGGGCCTGATGGGCGTGGGGAGCATTATCTGGTTTATTCCGCCCTGGGCATCTGCCATTTTGTATCCCGATGCCGCAGCGGCGTATCCTGAAATGGGGAACAAAGCTGGCGATGCGATCTACCTCGTGTTTACCCGGAACGCCATGCCGCTTGGTACGGTGGGTCTGCTTCTCGCCGGCCTTTTCGCCGCCTCCATGTCGTCGATGGATTCAGCGCTGAACAAAAATGCGGGCATCTTTGTCCGCAGTGTCTACCAGCCCTTTCAGCTCAGAAGAGGCCGAGAGGTCGCCGACGAAAGATTGCTTGGCTGGAGCCGCCTCGTTAGCTTTGGCAGTGGCCTGATCGTCATCGCCATGGCCCTGTTTTTTAAATCACTCAAGGAACTCAGTCTGTTCGACCTGATGATGTCGGTGTCGGCTATGGTGCAGGTGCCATTGCTGATTCCGTTAATCGTCGGGCTCTTTGTCAGAAAGACGCCATCATGGGCACCCTGGGTGACCGTGCTGTTGGGCCTGTCTGTATCGTGGTTTATGAGTGAAGTGTTTGTGCCCCAGACATTCGCGGATATTGCGGGCATGGGTGAACTCACTTCCCGGGAAGCCTCTGACGTTAAGCTCATGCTAACGCTCGCTGCACATGTCTTTGTAACAGCGGGATTTTTCTGCCTGACCTCAATTTTCTATACCGAAGAGCGAGATCGCTATGTCGAGCAGCGTGAGAGCTTCTTTGTCGATTGGGAAACGCCAGTGATTGCCGATGATGCTCAGGACGAATACGACCGTCAGCAGCGCAGCAAACTGGGTACCATGGTCGCTATTATGGCCCTGGGCGTATTGCTGATGACCTTGATACCCAACCCACTGTGGGGAAGGTTCGTATTTTTGTGTTGTGCCATGGCCATAGGGACGGTGGGCGTTCTGCTGAAGAGGAGTGCTCGATGA
- a CDS encoding Nramp family divalent metal transporter has translation MKPSIGEKFSKALALFLPGIFLLGFNIGTGSVTAMAKAGATYGMSLLWTIVASCLTTFFMISLYGKFTLVTGETALQAFRKYIHPAVGIFFIVALTAGVAGSVMGVMGIVADICYEWSKTVVDGGVAPVWFAAFFIALVYFIFWGGRTQVFERSLAVIVAVMAGCFILNFFILMPPPVDIFMGLIPNLPDVPADAGKGPFLVIASMVGTTVFAGLFIIRTTLVKEAGWGIEHLRQQRSDALLAVVLMFVISGSIMAAAAGTLYAEGIGLSSASQMITLLEPLAGPIAVSIFALGIVAAGVSSQFPNVLMLPWLLCDYNNTERDMTLPRYRVIVLPISLLGLVVPIFEARPVLVMIVSQAFNATILPATVACIFYLGNRKDLMGEHRNSALDNVFLTAILVFSVVTSFLGMRGVWQLVQGL, from the coding sequence ATGAAACCATCGATCGGAGAGAAATTCAGCAAGGCCCTGGCACTGTTCCTTCCGGGAATATTCTTACTGGGTTTCAATATAGGTACTGGCAGCGTTACCGCGATGGCGAAGGCCGGGGCGACGTATGGCATGTCGCTGCTCTGGACTATCGTCGCGTCATGTCTCACCACGTTCTTTATGATTTCGCTTTATGGCAAATTCACGCTTGTGACGGGAGAGACTGCGCTGCAAGCGTTCCGCAAGTATATACACCCGGCTGTCGGTATCTTTTTTATCGTTGCACTCACCGCCGGCGTCGCGGGTAGCGTGATGGGCGTGATGGGGATTGTTGCGGACATCTGTTACGAGTGGTCGAAAACTGTTGTCGACGGCGGAGTTGCGCCTGTATGGTTCGCGGCCTTCTTTATTGCCCTGGTTTATTTCATCTTCTGGGGAGGCCGGACTCAGGTTTTCGAGCGCTCCCTGGCAGTCATCGTGGCTGTTATGGCAGGCTGCTTTATCCTGAATTTCTTCATTCTGATGCCGCCGCCTGTCGATATTTTTATGGGTCTTATACCTAACCTCCCGGATGTGCCGGCGGATGCAGGGAAAGGGCCCTTTCTTGTCATAGCCTCAATGGTGGGAACTACGGTATTTGCAGGCCTGTTTATCATTCGCACCACGTTGGTAAAGGAGGCAGGCTGGGGGATAGAACATCTTCGACAGCAACGCAGCGATGCTCTGCTGGCAGTCGTTCTGATGTTTGTGATCAGCGGGTCCATCATGGCGGCTGCCGCCGGGACGCTGTATGCCGAGGGCATCGGGCTCTCGAGTGCGTCCCAGATGATTACCCTGCTGGAGCCGCTCGCCGGGCCGATTGCTGTGAGTATTTTTGCGCTTGGTATCGTGGCGGCGGGAGTGTCATCGCAATTTCCCAATGTGTTGATGCTGCCCTGGTTGTTGTGTGACTACAACAATACGGAGCGGGATATGACACTGCCCCGGTATCGCGTTATTGTTTTGCCGATCTCCCTGCTGGGTCTGGTGGTTCCCATATTTGAAGCCAGGCCGGTGTTGGTCATGATTGTTTCTCAGGCATTCAATGCGACTATCCTGCCTGCGACTGTGGCCTGTATTTTCTATCTAGGCAATCGGAAAGACCTGATGGGCGAGCACAGGAATTCGGCCTTGGATAATGTCTTCCTCACCGCCATTCTCGTGTTTTCGGTTGTCACTTCTTTCCTCGGGATGCGGGGGGTATGGCAGCTAGTGCAGGGCCTGTAG
- a CDS encoding redoxin domain-containing protein, whose protein sequence is MPIALHQDMNMLPSRFSALLILFAVVLAVPASAQSMRVDDFVLLDQHGQAHRMHYHQDASAIVLIVHGNGCQIVRSTLPDYKALRDKYAAQGVQFAMINSNLQDNRESIAAEAAEWEIDFPILVDETQDIGRSLALTRTAEVIVVDPKTWRIVYRGAINDRVHYERQKDKAQQHYVADVLDAMIAGDAPAFSEMQSPGCIVNIPEQQAAVSYSETIAPLLIEKCASCHVEGGIAPWAMSEYRMIQGFAPMIREVLRTRRMPPWHLDPAVGEWQHDGGLSNEERTTLMAWLEAGAPRGEGADPLLEVPPRENVWTLGQPDLVIEVPAFAVPATGTVEYQFPQVANPLKEGAWVVAATVIPGDAQAVHHVLLGTVDEKIDGERADEEDIFENYIMGYAPGNESAFMPEGTGVYVPPGAYYTFQMHYTPYGKASTDVTRVGLYFAKEAPEQFLRQEVVVNPAILIPPHAADHEEVATVRFYHDATLYALTPHSHYRGKSSTFELIYPDGREELILSVPNYDFNWQRTYNFVEPKQVPAGTRIVHRTIYDNSANNPGNPDPEAEVSWGLQSEEEMLYGSVSYAWTDEKVSAPIHDDLRSGVSQWVGYLDQNLDGKVQRSEMPERLRKNIGLKWIFLDKNFDGGLDYDEMEAMIRRRQEKKDG, encoded by the coding sequence GTGCCCATAGCCCTCCATCAGGATATGAACATGCTCCCCTCGCGTTTTTCGGCCCTATTAATACTGTTCGCCGTCGTGTTAGCGGTGCCTGCCAGCGCCCAGAGCATGCGCGTGGACGATTTCGTTTTGCTCGACCAGCACGGCCAAGCCCATCGTATGCACTATCATCAGGACGCGTCGGCCATTGTGCTGATTGTGCATGGCAATGGCTGCCAGATAGTGCGTTCAACACTGCCCGACTACAAAGCTTTGCGAGACAAATACGCGGCACAAGGCGTGCAGTTCGCGATGATCAACAGCAATCTGCAGGACAATCGAGAGAGTATTGCAGCTGAGGCAGCGGAGTGGGAGATAGATTTCCCGATTCTGGTGGATGAGACTCAGGATATCGGGCGTTCCCTGGCTCTGACCCGCACGGCTGAGGTGATTGTCGTCGACCCGAAGACATGGCGCATTGTGTATCGCGGCGCGATCAATGACCGCGTGCATTACGAGCGGCAGAAAGACAAGGCCCAGCAGCATTACGTGGCGGACGTTCTCGATGCAATGATCGCAGGCGACGCGCCAGCATTCTCCGAGATGCAGTCTCCCGGCTGTATTGTAAATATTCCAGAGCAGCAGGCCGCGGTCAGTTATAGCGAAACTATCGCGCCTTTGTTGATCGAAAAGTGCGCGTCCTGTCATGTCGAAGGCGGAATTGCGCCTTGGGCGATGTCTGAGTACCGGATGATTCAGGGCTTTGCGCCAATGATTCGCGAAGTATTGCGTACCCGGCGTATGCCACCGTGGCATCTGGATCCTGCCGTGGGGGAGTGGCAGCACGACGGGGGCTTGTCGAATGAAGAGCGCACAACGCTGATGGCCTGGCTGGAAGCGGGTGCCCCCCGTGGTGAAGGTGCCGATCCATTATTAGAAGTTCCGCCTCGGGAAAACGTCTGGACCCTGGGGCAACCGGACCTCGTTATTGAAGTGCCTGCTTTCGCTGTGCCGGCGACCGGCACGGTTGAATACCAGTTCCCGCAGGTGGCCAATCCGCTGAAGGAGGGTGCTTGGGTGGTCGCGGCCACGGTTATACCTGGCGATGCCCAGGCTGTGCACCACGTGTTGCTGGGTACAGTCGATGAGAAGATTGATGGGGAGCGCGCGGATGAAGAGGATATCTTCGAGAACTACATCATGGGCTATGCGCCGGGCAATGAGAGCGCCTTTATGCCTGAGGGCACCGGTGTCTATGTTCCCCCCGGGGCCTACTATACATTTCAGATGCACTACACACCTTACGGCAAGGCCTCAACTGATGTGACTCGAGTGGGGCTCTACTTTGCCAAAGAGGCTCCGGAGCAATTCCTGCGCCAGGAAGTGGTGGTAAACCCTGCGATTCTGATTCCGCCGCACGCGGCTGATCATGAAGAAGTAGCGACGGTGCGCTTTTATCACGATGCGACCCTGTATGCGCTAACCCCTCACTCACACTATCGCGGCAAAAGCTCCACTTTCGAACTGATCTATCCGGACGGGCGCGAAGAGCTGATTCTTTCAGTGCCCAACTACGATTTTAACTGGCAGCGCACCTACAATTTTGTCGAGCCCAAGCAGGTGCCCGCTGGTACGCGTATTGTGCACCGAACGATCTACGATAATTCGGCCAATAATCCGGGTAACCCGGATCCTGAGGCAGAGGTATCCTGGGGCCTGCAGAGTGAAGAAGAGATGCTTTACGGCTCTGTGAGCTACGCCTGGACCGACGAAAAAGTCAGTGCCCCGATTCATGACGATCTGCGCTCAGGCGTCTCCCAGTGGGTGGGATATCTGGATCAGAATCTTGATGGCAAAGTTCAGCGCAGTGAAATGCCGGAGCGACTTCGCAAGAATATTGGGCTCAAGTGGATTTTTCTCGACAAGAACTTCGACGGCGGTCTGGACTACGACGAAATGGAAGCCATGATCAGGCGCCGCCAGGAAAAGAAAGACGGGTAG
- a CDS encoding acyl-CoA dehydrogenase family protein, translating to MDFSYSPKTQEMVARVNAFMEEHVVPRIRQFNEEAHQGYEISFLKDLRELAKSEGLWNMFLPHLKDDEPGTRLTNLEYAPVAELTGRIGWAPEVFNCNAPDTGNMELLHMFATEEQREQWLNPMLNGEFHSAFAMTEPDVASSDATNITTLMRREGDEYVINGRKWFISNAARPDCKFFIVMGKTDPDNENVHKQQSMILVPNGTPGLEILRNPTVMNHHSREGHCEIVFKDVRVPVSNLLGEEGSGFALAQARLGPGRIHHCMRAIGAAQLCLELMTERAQERKTFGKFLHQHGSVAESIAQSRMEIESTRLLVLKAAWMMDNVGAKEARREISMIKVMAAQLLCRVSDRAMQVFGAMGLSPDTPLVDIYTMGRALRFADGPDEVHLQGIARMEIKASRENLGATAAYLTPPLRD from the coding sequence ATGGATTTTTCATACTCCCCGAAAACCCAGGAAATGGTGGCGCGCGTCAACGCGTTTATGGAAGAGCACGTCGTACCCCGCATCCGTCAGTTCAACGAGGAAGCGCACCAGGGCTACGAAATCTCTTTCCTCAAAGACCTGCGCGAGCTCGCCAAGTCAGAAGGGCTTTGGAATATGTTCCTGCCGCACCTGAAAGACGATGAGCCCGGCACTCGCCTCACCAACCTTGAATACGCTCCTGTCGCCGAGCTCACCGGCCGTATCGGTTGGGCACCTGAAGTGTTCAACTGCAACGCCCCTGATACCGGCAATATGGAACTGCTACACATGTTCGCCACGGAGGAACAGCGTGAGCAGTGGCTGAACCCAATGCTCAATGGTGAATTTCACTCAGCATTTGCCATGACTGAGCCGGACGTGGCCTCCTCCGATGCGACCAACATCACCACGCTAATGCGTCGCGAGGGTGATGAGTATGTCATCAATGGCCGCAAGTGGTTCATCTCCAATGCCGCACGGCCCGATTGCAAATTTTTTATCGTGATGGGCAAGACCGATCCAGACAACGAGAACGTACACAAGCAACAGAGCATGATTCTAGTGCCGAACGGCACGCCCGGGTTGGAAATACTGCGCAATCCGACGGTAATGAATCACCACTCCCGTGAAGGCCATTGCGAAATTGTGTTTAAGGATGTGCGCGTACCGGTTAGCAACCTGCTCGGTGAAGAAGGCTCGGGCTTTGCCCTGGCCCAGGCCCGCCTTGGGCCCGGCCGCATTCATCACTGCATGCGCGCCATCGGTGCCGCCCAGCTCTGTCTGGAGTTGATGACTGAACGCGCCCAGGAGCGGAAAACTTTTGGAAAATTCCTGCACCAGCACGGCAGTGTGGCTGAGTCCATTGCCCAGTCCCGCATGGAAATCGAATCAACCCGGCTACTGGTCCTGAAGGCGGCATGGATGATGGACAACGTGGGCGCCAAGGAAGCAAGGCGTGAAATTTCCATGATTAAAGTGATGGCGGCGCAACTGTTATGCAGAGTCAGCGACCGCGCTATGCAGGTGTTCGGCGCCATGGGCCTGAGCCCCGATACTCCGCTGGTAGATATCTACACCATGGGCCGGGCACTGCGCTTCGCCGATGGCCCCGACGAGGTCCATCTGCAGGGTATTGCGCGCATGGAAATTAAGGCTAGCCGCGAGAACCTCGGTGCCACGGCCGCCTATCTCACCCCGCCACTGCGCGACTAA
- a CDS encoding SDR family NAD(P)-dependent oxidoreductase encodes MADNFDNKVVLITGAAGGFGQLLAQKLGAAGAKLVLGDLDTEALQAQAETLRSAGTEVVTVRCDVSSEAEVSGLVNLAVETFGRLDIAVNNAGISGSFKALIDVEEDEYDLNLAVNAKGVFFGLKHQIRQMLTQGGGTVLNVASMAGLGAAPLLGAYCAAKHAVVGLTKTAAAEYADKNVRVNAICPFFSPTPMVTNVADQGTRDVLAKRCPMKRLGTPEEMVDVMLTLIDPKNTYMTGQTIAVDGGVSAF; translated from the coding sequence ATGGCTGATAACTTTGACAACAAGGTCGTTCTGATTACCGGCGCAGCCGGTGGCTTTGGCCAACTACTCGCGCAGAAGCTCGGCGCGGCAGGCGCCAAACTGGTACTTGGCGATCTCGACACAGAAGCACTGCAGGCGCAGGCTGAAACACTGCGATCAGCAGGGACTGAAGTCGTCACCGTGCGCTGCGACGTCAGTAGTGAAGCGGAGGTTTCCGGGCTGGTTAACCTGGCTGTCGAAACGTTCGGACGATTGGACATTGCCGTCAACAATGCCGGCATCAGCGGCAGCTTCAAAGCACTGATCGACGTGGAAGAGGATGAGTACGACCTCAACCTCGCGGTCAATGCCAAGGGTGTATTCTTTGGCCTGAAGCACCAGATCAGACAGATGCTCACGCAGGGCGGCGGCACCGTGCTCAATGTCGCCTCCATGGCAGGGCTAGGCGCTGCACCTCTGCTGGGTGCCTACTGCGCCGCCAAACACGCCGTTGTCGGCCTGACCAAAACCGCCGCGGCGGAGTACGCTGACAAAAACGTGCGTGTAAACGCGATCTGCCCCTTCTTCAGCCCTACACCCATGGTGACCAATGTGGCTGACCAGGGCACGCGGGACGTACTGGCAAAACGCTGCCCGATGAAACGCCTGGGCACTCCTGAAGAAATGGTCGATGTCATGCTGACCCTGATCGACCCCAAAAACACTTATATGACTGGCCAGACTATCGCCGTGGACGGCGGTGTCTCGGCCTTCTAA
- a CDS encoding SDR family oxidoreductase encodes MSSDIFDLSGKIALVTGASRGIGEAIAHLLASHGAHVIVSSRKIDDCQTVADAITAKGGAAEALACHVGDMEAITATFATIKDTHGRLDILVNNAATNPYFGHILDTDLGAYNKTVDVNVRGYFFMSIEAGKLMREQGGGAIVNTASVNGLQPGPMQGIYSITKAAVINMTKSFAKECAPLGIRCNALLPGLTKTKFAGALFTNDDIYDHAIKSIPMGRHAEPEEMAGTVLYLVSDASSYTTGECIVVDGGLTL; translated from the coding sequence ATGAGCAGCGACATTTTCGATCTCTCCGGCAAAATCGCACTGGTCACCGGCGCCAGTCGTGGCATCGGCGAAGCCATTGCCCACCTGCTAGCCAGCCATGGCGCCCATGTCATTGTTTCCAGCCGCAAAATCGACGATTGCCAGACAGTGGCAGATGCCATTACTGCCAAGGGGGGAGCCGCCGAGGCCCTGGCGTGTCATGTCGGCGATATGGAAGCCATCACAGCTACCTTCGCAACCATCAAAGATACCCACGGCAGGCTCGACATTCTGGTCAACAATGCCGCTACAAACCCCTACTTTGGCCACATCCTCGACACCGACCTGGGTGCCTACAACAAGACCGTTGACGTCAACGTTCGCGGTTACTTCTTCATGTCCATAGAGGCAGGGAAATTGATGCGCGAACAGGGCGGCGGCGCTATCGTCAACACCGCATCTGTAAACGGCCTGCAACCAGGGCCCATGCAGGGCATCTACAGCATCACCAAAGCGGCCGTGATAAACATGACCAAGTCCTTTGCCAAGGAATGCGCCCCGCTGGGCATCCGCTGCAACGCCCTGCTGCCTGGCCTGACCAAGACCAAGTTCGCCGGCGCACTGTTTACCAATGATGACATTTACGACCATGCGATCAAAAGCATTCCAATGGGACGCCATGCAGAACCTGAGGAGATGGCTGGCACGGTGCTCTACCTGGTGTCCGATGCGTCCAGCTACACCACGGGTGAATGTATCGTGGTAGACGGCGGACTCACCCTGTAA